The genomic window TTATTCTTTCTAGCGTATCTACCCCAGAATGAAGATACTCAGCCTTAATTGCATCTTCTTTCAAATATTCGGAAAGATCTTCCGCCATTTTTTTTGTAAGTGTTGTTATAAGAACACGATCACCCCTTTTTGTTACTTTGACAATTTCTTTCATAACATCATGAACCTGATCCTTGGTTGGACGAACGATAAGTTCAGGATCAATAAGTCCTGTTGGTCGAATGATTTGTTCTACGACGTTCTCAGAATGAGCTTTTTCATACACAGCGGGTGTTGCACTCGTAAAAATAACATTATGAATATGATCTTCAAATTCTGAAAATCGAAGGGGTCTATTATCCAAAGCACTTGGGAGACGAAAACCATATTCTATAAGATTCTGTTTCCTAGCACGATCTCCGTGATACATACCTGAAATCTGAGGAACACTTACATGAGATTCATCAATAACAAGAAGATAATCATCTCCAAAATAATCCACCAAAGTAAAAGGTGGGTCCCCTGGAGATCTTCCTGTAAAATATCGAGAATAATTTTCAATACCAGAGCAGTACCCAATTTCTCGAAGCATTTCGATATCTTGTTTCGTTCTATGTGTTATTCTTTCCGCTTCAAGAAATTTTCTATGTTTCTCAAAATATCCAATTCGTTCTTTTAATTCTTTTTCAATTCCCGAAAGAGCATCATTCATAACCAAATCAGGAACTACGAAATGTTTGGCAGGATAAAAAAGTATACGATCTCTTTTGGAAATAATATCTCCTGTTAAAAAATCATATTCCACAATTTCTCGGACAATTCCTCCATCAAAACAAACTCGCACTATCGTTTCATGACTAGGAAGCATAACTTCAATAACTTCTCCACGAACACGAAAAGCTCCTCGAACAAGAAATTCGCTTCTAGAATATTGCATTTCTACTAAACGTCGTAAAACATCTTCTCTATTTAACTTTTCACCAACACTAATATCGATCATGCTATTCCTATAAAATTCTGGACTTCCCAAGCCATAAATACAGGAAACACTAGCAACAACAATAACATCTTTTCGACTCAACACCTCCGCCGTAGCACTATGTCGAAGTCGGTCTATTTCTTCATTAATTTGAGTTTCTTTTTCGATATACGTATCAGTCACACTAATATATGCCTCAGGCTGATAATAATCATAATAAGAAACAAAATATTCCACAGCATTCTTGGGAAAAAACATACGGAACTCAGAAACAAGTTGTGCAGCAAGTGTTTTATTTGGAGCTATAACTAATGTTGGTTTTTGAATTTTTTGAATAACATTAGCAATGGTAAATGTCTTTCCTGATCCTGTAACTCCAAGAAGTGTTTGGAATCGATTACCCTTTTTTATACCAGAAATAAGCGATTGTATCGCTTTCGGTTGATCACCAGAGGGTGTGTAATGTGTAGAAAGTTCAAACTGCATAGTTTTTGGTTCCGAATTGTTTCAAGCCTATTTTGTTACTATAAAAGACTTGTTTCTAAAAAACAAGGAAATGGTATTCAATTTTAAAAAGATTTTCTAAAATTTTCTTAAAAAAAATCCTCGAAGATTAAGAATCCTCGAGGACTATTCTTTCTTTTTCAGAAAGATTTATTCACATCTCTCTTTCAAATATTTTTTTGAATATCCAGAAAGAAGAAAAGGAAATGTCGCTAAAATTTGACCATTTTGAGCTCGAAGCGTTGAAACCAGCGCAAGCTGACCAGAAAGAAAATTTCTCGTAGTCGAAAGTCCGGGACGATAAAAATTTAATGCCCGAATCCGAAGACGATCAATACTCTCTATTATCTCTTGAGGAATTTTGGGAATACTCTTTCGAATGAAAGTCTCCAACTCCTCGAAAGTCATATCAGCCCACTCTTGAGGAACACTCCATTCAAAATGAGAAAGCGATTGAAGAATCTTCTCCGGAACATCTTCCGGTATCTGTTCTGAAATAAAAACAGGAACAGGACTTTTAATCAGTCGAGTGATATCTTCACCGAAACTCTCATTTATCATTCGTCTCTCCCCTTCTGGAAAATGCAACCTCTTTCGATTGGCTCGAATAATAGAAGCCGCAAACCCTACAACAAAAGAAAGAGTGAAAATTCCTCCGTTAGAGCACTCATTTACCGGAAAAGGTAGAGCTGCTTCATACGGGCCTCGGGCTCGATTGGTTATCACTACGACACTTTCACTGTGGTGTTGATATGGATACGATCCTCTTTTATTGAGCAATAAACCCAAAACACCATTAGCAAGAAGGAGGAAAGATCGTAAACGAAATTCCTCTAGAGACATCTCTTGAGAAAGAACATTACAAAGATCTCTCGAAACAGCGAGAAGCATTTCGTAGCCAGGCTCTGAAATTCCTCCCCAAAGTCGAAACATGCTTTCAGCATAGTCTCGATCAAAATCGATTGTACCAATATTCCTTTTTATTTCCTCCGTGATGAATTTAGACAATCCGTCCTCTTTTTTTGCAAAAACTTCTGTTGAAAGGATTTTTCCTTCTCGAGAAAGTTCTTTTAAAACGGAGTCTGTGAAACCTTCATGGACAACACGCGGGTCAGAAAGTACGAGAGGTTGTTCTAATCCCATGAACAAGAATCCTGATCGAACATCGAAAGATACTTGGATAACAGATATCTTGCATGATTCTTTCGGACCAAACTTCTTCCGAGAAAAATCTTGTATAGCATCCGCAATCAATTTCTTTCGAGAAACATCCTGAAAAAGTCCATTATCAAGAGAAGAAACTCCACAAGACAAAATTTCTTCTTCTCCTTTTGCAGCGCAATAACTATGACTATCTAGAATCACAAAAGCTCTTCCAAAACGCTCAACACGCTCAAGAATTTCTTGAGTAAAATCTCCTTCTTTAAGGAAGAAACTACCATCTTGTCTACAAAGAGCATCCGAAATATCTGCTGCAGGAGTTCGAAAAGAAACAAAGGGTAAACCAAATACTGTTTCCGAAAGAACTCTCCCGTCAATACAGAATACTGGAATTACGGATTCGATAGGAAGAAAGAAAATCCTTCTAATGATTGAATCCACCTTTTGCATTCCGATAGATTCAAAATCTGCCACTCTCGCATTTCTTGTTCTCACGAATTCTTCTATAAGAAAACGAAGATACTGAATCTCAGGTGATTGAATAGTCCTCCCAAAAAGAGAAGCAAAATTTTCAATGTATCGTGGTATGTTTTTCAAAAAACTATCTCCCAAAAAAATGTTTGAGGGTATATATACTCATCCAAAAATGAGCCGTGCTGAGTATAAAAGGAAAATTATTTTTCAGCAAGTGTTTGACGCTTTGAAATAGAAAATGTCATCCCCTTGCTTTTTCCCGTGCGTATGCTAAATTAAGACCAATCAAGAAAGTCCTCTGATTATCTCGCCTGTTTTTAAATAATAGGATTAGATGATCATATGCCGTCGCAAAAGGTTTTCTTGCGTCGTTTTTATTTTTTAAAAACATGTTTCTTAAATAGATAAGCACAATAATCATTATGCGGTACGAAATACTCTATCTCATTGGGGAGCCTGATACGGCTAACCTCGAAGTTATCAGCAAAACAGTTGAAGACCAACTTACAAGTCGTGGTGCTATTCTTTCTGAGGAAAGATGGGAGAATCGAAGAAAACTCGCCTACCCTATCAAACATATTACTCGTGGAACTTTTATAGCTCGAAGATTTGAAATGCCTGAAAAAGAAATTGTTTTAGGAAAAAATGATACAGAAGAACCCATATCTTCTCTCCAAAAACAACTCAATCTCATGCCGGAAATTCTTCGTCATATTATCGTTCGAGCTGACGAACTTCCCTCTCTCAAGGATTTTTCATCAAGAAAAGAAGAAGAGAAACTCAAACATTCTCAAGAACCAAAATCATCAGCATCTAAAAATGTTAGTGGAAGAAAATTTGAGAAAAAACCCTTAGAAAAGAAACCTATTTCT from Candidatus Moraniibacteriota bacterium includes these protein-coding regions:
- the uvrB gene encoding excinuclease ABC subunit UvrB, which produces MQFELSTHYTPSGDQPKAIQSLISGIKKGNRFQTLLGVTGSGKTFTIANVIQKIQKPTLVIAPNKTLAAQLVSEFRMFFPKNAVEYFVSYYDYYQPEAYISVTDTYIEKETQINEEIDRLRHSATAEVLSRKDVIVVASVSCIYGLGSPEFYRNSMIDISVGEKLNREDVLRRLVEMQYSRSEFLVRGAFRVRGEVIEVMLPSHETIVRVCFDGGIVREIVEYDFLTGDIISKRDRILFYPAKHFVVPDLVMNDALSGIEKELKERIGYFEKHRKFLEAERITHRTKQDIEMLREIGYCSGIENYSRYFTGRSPGDPPFTLVDYFGDDYLLVIDESHVSVPQISGMYHGDRARKQNLIEYGFRLPSALDNRPLRFSEFEDHIHNVIFTSATPAVYEKAHSENVVEQIIRPTGLIDPELIVRPTKDQVHDVMKEIVKVTKRGDRVLITTLTKKMAEDLSEYLKEDAIKAEYLHSGVDTLERIKILEDLRRGKIEVLVGVNLLREGLDLPEVSLVAILDADKEGFLRSETALIQTIGRSARNIRGRVLLYADKLTGSLKRAIDETNRRRKIQQKYNEDHNITPTTISKEISSIVDHEIAPKIPNDTLVFSSQKELLRHISQKEKEMKESARRMEFEKAMLLRDEIVELRKLAKKF
- a CDS encoding 30S ribosomal protein S6, coding for MRYEILYLIGEPDTANLEVISKTVEDQLTSRGAILSEERWENRRKLAYPIKHITRGTFIARRFEMPEKEIVLGKNDTEEPISSLQKQLNLMPEILRHIIVRADELPSLKDFSSRKEEEKLKHSQEPKSSASKNVSGRKFEKKPLEKKPISSEPFIKIEKQEESTPEKTPSEKEDMPKSKPISDDTTKEIDEKLDEILNM